CGCCGGCCTCGCCGGAGGCATCCGGGTGCTTGGTGAGCTCGGCGTAGAGCGGATGCCGGTTCTCGCCGTTGACCTCGATCTTCTCGAGCAGCGGGAAGGTCACGCCGTAGGTGGCGGAGCAGAACTCCTGGATCTCCTCCGGCGTTCCGGGCTCCTGACCCATGAACTGATTGCACGGCACGCCCACGACGAACAGTCCGCGGTCGCGGTATTCCTGCGCGAGCTTCTCGAGTGCCGTGTACTGCGGGGTCAGGCCGCACTTGGACGCGACGTTCACGACGAGTACCGCGTGGCCCTCGTACGAGCCGAGATTCGTGGGTTCACCCGAGAGGGTGTTGATCGGGATGTCCTGGAGAGGCGTGGTCATGCATCCAAACTATCGTGTGCCCGATCACTCCCCCGAACATCGGCGTGCTACATCTTCTCCCCCGGCAGCGCGGCGGCCTGTCTCACCCACTTCCGGACCTTCTCCTCGTCGAGGTCCTCGAGCCGGCGGATGTCGTGATAACGCCGCCGGCGCGTAGTCGCTACAGAAATAGCTGTCCGCTACGGAAAATTTCCGTAGCGGACAGCCATTGTCGTAGCGGATGCCGGATCAGACGGACACCTTCTCCAGCTTCGCCGGTTCGCGCTCGGGAGCGGGCTCGTGATCGTCGACCATCATGCTTTCGTCGAACGGCAGCCGTCCGCTGAGCACCTCGTCGACGCGGTCACGGTCCACCGACTTGGTCCACGTGCCGATGAGCAGGGTCGCGATGGCGTTGCCGGAGAAGTTGGTGACGGCACGCGCCTCGGACATGAACCGGTCGACACCGACGATCAGGCCGACACCGTCGAGCAGGTCGGGGCGGTGGCTCTGCAGACCGCCGGCCAGCGTCGCCAGACCGGCACCGGTGACCCCGGCCGCACCCTTCGAGGCGACGATCATGAACAGCAGGAGCGAGATCTGCTCACCCATGTTCAGGGGACTGCCCATCGCGTCGGACACGAACAGGGCGGCCATCGTCAGGTAGATCGCGGTGCCGTCCAGGTTGAACGAGTAACCGGTGGGCACGACCACGCCGACGGTGGTGCGCTGGACACCGAGGTGCTCCATCTTGGCGATCAGACGCGGCAGCGCGGACTCCGACGACGACGTCGCGAAGATGAGGAGGTACTCGCGGGCGAGGTACTTCACGAGCTTGAACACCGAGACACCGGAGACCGCTCGCAGCAACGATCCGAGAACACCGAAGACGAACACGACGCACGTGAGGTAGAAGGCGATCATCAGAACACCGAGCTGCAGGACCGCGCTCAGACCGGTCTGGCCGACGACGTTGGCGATGGCACCGAAGGCACCGATCGGGGCGAGCCACAGGATCATCGTCAGGATGCGGAAGACCAGCTTCTGCAGGTGGCCGATGCCCCGCAGGATCGGTTCACCCGACTTGCCGATGCCCTGGATGGCGAAGCCGACGAGCAGCGCCACGAACAAGGTCTGCAGGACGCTGCCCTCGGTCAGTGCGGACAACAGGGAGGTGGGGATGATCGACGCGATGAAGTCGACGGTGCCGCCGGCGGCATGCGCCTTCTCGGCGAGTTCGGCACCCGAGCCGGCGTTGGCCGGATCGAGGGTGAGCCCCGAGCCCGGGTCGAGCAGGTTGCCCACACCCAGGCCGATTGCGAGGGCCACGGTCGACATGCCCACGAAGTAGATCAGCGCGAGTCCACCGATCCGGCCGACGCTCGCCGCTGCCCGGACCGACCCGATGCCGAGCACGATGGTGCAGAAGATCACCGGGCTGATCATCATCTTGATCAGGTCGACGAACATGGTGCCGAGGACACCGAGCGACTTGCCCGTCTCGGGGGCCAGCCATCCGACGGCGATACCGGCGACGACGGCGATGATGACGCCGATGTACAGCCAGTGGGTACGGTCGCGGCGTTTCTCGCCCCGCACGGTTGTGGTGCTCATGGAGTGCCCTTCGATCATGCGCGGGCTCGTCGCGCGATGTTCACGGATAACGGGATGCGGTGACGCACCGGCGAGGACTCGGGAATCGACCGTGGTTCGGTCGGGTACTACGGGACCCTGGTAGGGGCCGCTCCGCGCCCGGGTGGTGACCGGCATCACGTCCACATAAGGACATGGTGGTGGCCGGGTCGCCGCGGGAGAAGTTTGTGTACATAGTGTTCACGGGAGGTGAACGGTGAACCGTCGCCAGGCGAGACCGCCGATGAGCGTGGCGGGCCAGCTGCTCATCCTCCAGCTGGTGGTGTTCACGGTGATAGCGATCGTGGCGGGTGCGCTCATCGTCGTCGACGAACGCCGCGACGCCGACGAGGCCACTCGCCGCACCGTGACGGATATCGCAGTGACAGCCGCGCTCTTCCCGGAGGTCGCGGACGGGTTGCTCTCCCCCGATCCGACCGCAGCGCTCCAGCCCCGCGCCGAGCAGATCCGCGAGGCGACAGGGGTGGACTTCGTCGTCGTCGTGGACCCCGAGGGCATCCGCGTGACACATCCGGTGCCGGAGCAGATCGGGTTGCCGTACACGGGCCACACCGATGAGGCCCGTTCGGGCACGCCGTTCACCGAGACGTACACGGGCAGCCTCGGATCGTCGATCCGCACCATCGCGCCGGTCTACGACGACGGCACGCTCGTCGGATTCGTGTCGGTCGGGGTGACACGGGAGAGGATCGCCGAGAACTTCGTGCGGAGCCTTCCGGGCATCGTCGGCCTGGTGGCGGCCGGGCTCGTGGTCACCGCGGCGGGCGGATACCTGATCGCGCGGCGCCTGCGCCGTCAGACCCTCGGGCTCGATCCCGACCAGCTGCGGCGCATGTACGAACACCACGACGCCGTCCTGCACTCGATCGGCGAAGGGCTGCTGGTGTTCGGTGGAGCACCCGGCGCCTCACCGCAGGTCGACGTCGTCAACGACGAGGCACGCCGCCTGCTCGGCCTTCCCCCGACCGGGCCGGTCCCCTTCGACGCCCTGCCCGAGACACTGCGCGAACTCGCAACCACCGGCGAGGCACGCGACGAGGTGCACCTGACGCGCGACCGCACCCTCGTCGTCAACAGCGACGCGGTGAACTGGAACGAGCGCCGCATCGGCACCGTCGTCACCCTCCGCGACCACACCGAGTTGCGCGGTGTCCTCGGTGAACTCGACTCGGTCCGCGGATTCGCCGAGTCGCTGCGGGCGCAGGCCCACGAGTCGGCGAACCGTCTGCACACCATCGTCACGATGGTCGAACTCGGCCGGACGGAGGACGCGGTCGCGTTCGCGACGCAGGAACTGGCGGTCTCCCAGCACCTGATCGACAGGTTGACAAGTGCCATCCACGAGCCGGCGCTGTCGGCGTTGCTGCTCGGCAAGATCGACGAGGCGGCCGAGCGAGGTGTGGAACTGACCGTCACCGACGACACGGAACTGGGCCCGGTTCCGTCCATCCCGGCGCGCGATATCGTCACCCTCGTCGGGAATCTCATCGACAACGCC
This window of the Rhodococcus pyridinivorans genome carries:
- a CDS encoding glutathione peroxidase, whose amino-acid sequence is MTTPLQDIPINTLSGEPTNLGSYEGHAVLVVNVASKCGLTPQYTALEKLAQEYRDRGLFVVGVPCNQFMGQEPGTPEEIQEFCSATYGVTFPLLEKIEVNGENRHPLYAELTKHPDASGEAGDIQWNFEKFLIAPDGTVAARFRPRTEPDAPEILDALEEILPA
- a CDS encoding sensor histidine kinase; its protein translation is MSVAGQLLILQLVVFTVIAIVAGALIVVDERRDADEATRRTVTDIAVTAALFPEVADGLLSPDPTAALQPRAEQIREATGVDFVVVVDPEGIRVTHPVPEQIGLPYTGHTDEARSGTPFTETYTGSLGSSIRTIAPVYDDGTLVGFVSVGVTRERIAENFVRSLPGIVGLVAAGLVVTAAGGYLIARRLRRQTLGLDPDQLRRMYEHHDAVLHSIGEGLLVFGGAPGASPQVDVVNDEARRLLGLPPTGPVPFDALPETLRELATTGEARDEVHLTRDRTLVVNSDAVNWNERRIGTVVTLRDHTELRGVLGELDSVRGFAESLRAQAHESANRLHTIVTMVELGRTEDAVAFATQELAVSQHLIDRLTSAIHEPALSALLLGKIDEAAERGVELTVTDDTELGPVPSIPARDIVTLVGNLIDNAIDASHASDDPWVEVTVRRDDSSMIVEVADSGPGMSPEVLAQAMQRGYSTKSEQRGLGLALVAQVVARHGGTLRTEPSLGSMIVAVIPLESRS
- a CDS encoding cation:dicarboxylate symporter family transporter, whose protein sequence is MSTTTVRGEKRRDRTHWLYIGVIIAVVAGIAVGWLAPETGKSLGVLGTMFVDLIKMMISPVIFCTIVLGIGSVRAAASVGRIGGLALIYFVGMSTVALAIGLGVGNLLDPGSGLTLDPANAGSGAELAEKAHAAGGTVDFIASIIPTSLLSALTEGSVLQTLFVALLVGFAIQGIGKSGEPILRGIGHLQKLVFRILTMILWLAPIGAFGAIANVVGQTGLSAVLQLGVLMIAFYLTCVVFVFGVLGSLLRAVSGVSVFKLVKYLAREYLLIFATSSSESALPRLIAKMEHLGVQRTTVGVVVPTGYSFNLDGTAIYLTMAALFVSDAMGSPLNMGEQISLLLFMIVASKGAAGVTGAGLATLAGGLQSHRPDLLDGVGLIVGVDRFMSEARAVTNFSGNAIATLLIGTWTKSVDRDRVDEVLSGRLPFDESMMVDDHEPAPEREPAKLEKVSV